The genomic window CGGGCCCCTTCCGGGTACCACTGGTCCCAGCAGATCATCGCGCCGATCCGTCCCGCGCGGGTATCGAAGGCGCGGAAACCGAGGTCTCCCGGCGCGAAGTAGAACTTCTCGTAATACGAAGGGTCGTCCGGGATGTGCATCTTCCGGTAGATCCCCGCGGGCGCGCCGTCGGCGTCGATCACCGCGAGGCTGTTGTGGTACACCCCGGCGGCCCGCCGCTCGAACACCGGAACGACGACCACCGTCCCCGTTTCCCGGGCGACCGCGCCGAGCGCGTCGGTGGTCGGACCGGGAAGCCGCTCGGCGAGGTCGAAGAACGCCGTATCCTCGGTCTGGCAGAAGTAGCGCGAGCGGAACAGCTCCGGGAGGCACACCACCCGCGCGCCGCGGGCCGCCGACTCCCGGACCGCGGCGATCCCCTTTTCCAGGTTCCAGCGGGGATCCGTCCCCATCGCCATCTGGACGAGGGCGACGGCGAACCGCTTGGGAGGGGCGTTCCCGCCGCCGCTCATCCGGGAAGGTCCAGGAAGAGCCAGGGGGTCGCGCCCTTTCGTTCCCGCTCGTACCGGTCGATTTCGGCCGCCCCGGAGAGGGTGAGCCCGATCTCGTCCAGTCCCTCGAGCAGGCACTTCTTCGCGAACGGGTCGATCGCGAAGGGGTGGACGTTCCCCTTCGGCCCGGTGACCGTCTGCGACACGAGATCCACCGCCACCGTGGCCCCGGGGGAGGAAAGAAGCGCGTCGATCATCGCCCGCACCTCCGCCGCGGGGAGGACCACCGGCAGCATCCCGTTCTTCAGGCAGTTGTTGTGGAAGATGTCGCTGAACGACGGCGCCACGACCGCGCGGAAGCCGAAGTCGGCCAGCGCCCACACGGCGTGCTCTCGCGAGGAGCCGCACCCGAAGTTCTCCCCCGCCACCAGGACCTTGCCGCCGCGGTACTCGGGGCGGTTCAGCGGGAAGTCGGGGCGGGGCGACCCGTCCGCGTCGTACCGCCACGCGAAGAAGAGCCCCTCGCCCAGTCCCGTGCGCTTCACGGTCTTCAGGAACCTCGCGGGGATGATCGCGTCGGTGTCGACGTTCCGCCGGTCGAGCGGGACCCCCACGGTGGACAGGGACGTGAACTTCTCCCTCATCGCGCCACCTCCCGCACGTCGGCGATGCGCCCGGCGACCGCCGCCGCCGCCGCCATCGGCGGGCTCATCAGGTGCGTCCGTCCCCCGGGCCCCTGCCGCCCCTCGAAGTTCCGGTTCGACGTGGAGGCGCACCGCTCGCCGGGCTTGAGCCTGTCCGGGTTCATCCCGAGGCACATCGAACAGCCCGGAAGCCGCCACTGGAAGCCGGCGTCGAGGAATATCCGGTCCAATCCCTCCGCCTCCGCCTGCCGCTTCACCAGCCCCGACCCCGGGACGACCAGCGCCGTCACCCCGGAAGCCACCTTGCGCCCTTTCGCGACCGCCGCCGCGACTCGCAGGTCCTCGATCCGCGCGTTGGTGCACGAGCCGATGAACACCTTGTCCACCGGGATGTCGGTCAGCCGCGTCCCCGGGGAAAGCGCCATGTACTCCAGCGCACGCCGCATCCTTTCCTGCTCCCCCGGGTCCTTCTCGGCCGCCGGATCCGGGACGGCGCCGCCCACCGGCAGGGCGTCCTGCGGGCTCGTCCCCCAGGTGACGTGCGGCTCGAGCGTTGCCGCGTCCAGCGCCACCTCCCGGTCCCACTTCGCGTCGGGGTCCGACGGAAGCGTCTTCCAGTCCGCCACCGCGGCGCCCCACATCCCCGTCGTCGGCGCCAGCGGCCGGCCTTCCAGGTAGGCGAACGTGGTCTCGTCGGGGGCGACCAGCCCGAAACGCGCCCCCGCCTCGATCGTCATGTTGCAGATCGTCATCCGCCCCTCCATCGTCATCCGGCGGACGGTCTCCCCGCCGAATTCGATGGCGTGCCCCGTACCACCGGACGCGCCGATCCTCGCGATCACGGCGAGGATCACGTCCTTCGGGGTGACATGGGGTGCCAGCGCGCCCGTCACGGAAACGCGCATCTGGCGGGGCATCTTCTGCCATAGCGACTGTGTGGCGAGGACGTGCTCCACTTCGGATGTGCCGATGCCGAACGCGATGGCGCCGAAGGCACCCAGCGTGCCGGTGTGGGAGTCTCCGCACACGATGGAGATCCCCGGCTGGACGAGCCCCGACTCGGGGCCGATGATGTGCACGATCCCCTGCCGCGGATCGGTGATGTCGAAGAGGGTGATCCCCGCGCCGAGGGTGTTGTCCCGCAACGCCTGGATCTGCTCGCGGCTCTCCCGGTCCTCGATCCTCCCCGCCCGGTCGGAAGTCGTCGGCACGTTGTGGTCGGGCACGGCGAGGATCGCGCCGGGGCGCCGCACCTTGCGGCCCGCGAGGCGCAGCCCCTCGAACGCCTGGGGGCTCGTCACCTCGTGCACGAGTTGCCGGTCGATGTACAGGAGGATGTTCCCGTCCCCGCGATCCGTAACGACGTGGCGGGCCCAGATCTTCTCGAACAGCGTGGGCATTTCGCTCCTTTCCCCCGCGTCGTCCCTGCGGGGACCAGTGGAAGCATAGCAAGCCGACGGCGAAATGGTAAGCCGCGCGCCGAATTCCATTATAGTGGTACCTGTCGTGAAACAGCGCGCGGCGGCGCGGATTCGACGCGCGGAGAAAAGGGGGAGGACGATGGGCGAGGTCGTCGTGACGGAGAGAAGAGGATCGGTGGCCGCGATCCGGATGAACCGGCCGGAGCGCCTGAACGCCTACAACGAGGAGATGGGGGCCGCGCTGCTGTCTTCGGTTTCCGCGGCGGCGGCGGACCCGGAGGTGCGGTGCCTGGTCCTGTCGGGCACGGGCAAGGCGTTCTCCGCCGGCGGCGACGTGGAATCGTTCGCGGCGTTCCAGGACGAGGGGCCGGGGAGGTTCATGGGTCTTGCGATCGGACTGCACGCGCTGATCGCGACGATCCGGCGGGCCCCCAAACCGGTCGTCGCCGCGGTGAACGGGGTGGCCGCCGGGGCCGGCTTCTCTTTGGCGCTCGCGTGCGACGTCGCCGTCGCCGCCGCGTCGGCCCGCTTCACGCTCGGGTACCAGAACATCGGGCTCTCCCCCGACGGGGGGATGACCTTCTTCCTCGCCCGCGCGGTGGGGGCGCAGCGGGCGATGGAGATGACGCTCTTTTCCCGGATCCTTCCGGCCGCCCGGGCGGCGGAATGGGGGCTGGTGCAGGAGGTTCTCCCCGACGGGGACTTTTCCGCCGGGATCGACGCGCTGGCGGACCGTTTGGCCTCCGGCCCCACCCTGGCGTACGCCAGGGCGAAAGAGCTGTACAACCGGGCACTTGCCCAGCCGCTGGAGAGCCAGCTCGAGGAGGAGCGCCAGCAGATCTCCCGCTGCGCCGGGAGCCGGGATTTCCGGGAGGGGATCCGGGCGTTCCTCGAAAAACGGCCCGCCCGGTTCGAGGGGAGATAGCCGGGGCCGGTGAGGTTCCTCACGGATATTTTCCTTCCCGCGCGGTAGCTTGTAACCATGGGAAGGAGGTGAGCACGATGGAAATCCTCGCCATGGAAGAGTTCGCCGTGACCTTCGGCGTCGCGTTCACCACCCTGCTGGCCCTGGTCGGCGTTGCCGCCGGGGTCGTCCTCGCGGGCATCGCGGAGGAAGAGAAGGCCGGCGCCCGGCTTCTTTGGGCCGAGTGGCCGATGGACGAAAAGGTCCGGACCGTTCCGCGGGTCGAGCTCCGCATCGCCGCGTGAGCGGTTCGAAGGCAGTCCCGCCTTTACGGCCGCGGCGGGTTCCGGATCGTGCCGGAACCGGTCGCGGCCTTCGTTCCCGCCCGGCTCGCCCCGTTGGATTCCCCTCCCCGCCCGCGATAGAATGACCCCGGCGCAACCGGTACCCGGCCGCTCTGCGAAAGGTGGACGACGTGCCGCTTCCCTTCCTCTCCGTCCGGGAACTGTTCTCCGGCCTCCCCCCCGGCGACACGGCGAAAGTGCGCTCCCTCTGCGTCGAGCGGACGATTTCCCGCGACGCCGCGGTCTTCCGGCAGGGGGACCCTCCCGACGGCGCCTGCATCCTCAAGAAAGGGCTGGTGAAGATCGTGTCCCTCTCCGAGAAGGGGGCGGACCGGATCCTCCACATCCTTCGACCGGGGGACGTCTTCGGGGAGCTGGCGCTGATCGGGGAGCCCCGGCCGTTCACCGCCGTCGCCCTGACCGACGCGGTCGTGAGCGTGCTTCCCTCGGCCCGGCTCCAGGAGATGCTCTCGTCGTCCCCCTCGTTCTCGAGGAACTTCCTCCGGCTCGTTTCCCTGCGGCTCCACGACGTCGAGCGGAACTTCCCCGCATTCGCCCAGGCGTGGCCGCATCACCGGCTGGCGAAGGAGCTGCTCCACCTGGCCGAGGACCTGGGGGACGAAACGCCGAAGGGGACCCGCGTGACGCTGCGCCTGACGCACGAGGACCTGTCGAACCTGATCGGCGCGTCGCGCGAGACGGTGACGATCCTGATCCGCAAGTTCGAGGAGATGGGGCTGGTGCGGAGGGAGGGGCGCGAGCTGTTCCTCGACCGCGACCGGATCGCGGGGTACCTCCGGCTGGAACGCGTCTAAGCGGAGGGGGGGAGGCGAATGCCCCCTCTAATTGAAGCCGATCTTCCCCTGCGGCTCCTCGGCCGTCAGGATCGTCCCGTGCGCCTCTTCGTACTTCCGGAGGTTCTCCAGCAGAGCGGCGGCGACCCGTTTCGCGTGGCCGGGGGAGAGGATCACCCGCGCGGTGACGGCTCCCGCGGGAGGCGCGACCATCAGGAAGTCCAGAACGAACTCGTCGCGGGTGTGGATCACGGTCATGTTGTTGGAGTAGACGCCGCCCTTCAGATGTTCCGGGAACGTCACCTGGATCTCCATCGGTTTCTGCTGGCTTTCCATCGGTCACCCCCGCGGATTCTGCGCGACCCCGAGTATATCATCATAAATCGATAAGAATCCCGCCGCACCGGCGGTATAATGACCTCCGAGCCAAGGCCAGGAGGACCGATTCCCCCATGCCGGATCCGACGCCCGTCGGCACACCCCGCAAGGTTTCCGCGGAAACCGTTTTCGACGCCATTCCCTTCCCCGCGCTCGTCGTGGACCGCGACGTCCGGGTGCTGGAATACAACCGGTCGGCCGCGGAAATGCTCGGAAGCGGGAAGAAGCTCCGCTACCGGAAGCCGGCCGGGGAGCTCCTCCACTGCGTCCATGCGGAATCGACGCCGAAAGGGTGCGGATACTCGAAATTCTGTCCCGACTGCCTGCTGCGGAACACCGTGAACGAGGCGGTCGCGGACGGGAAGGTCCACCGGAACAGGGCCCGGCTGGAGCGCATCGCCGACGGCCGGACGGAAACCGTGGTCCTCCTGCTGTCCGTTTCCCCGTTCTCGCAAGGGAGCCGGCGGCGGTACCTGGTGCTCTTCGAGGAATCGAGCGAAATATCGCTCCTGGAGAGGATCCTCCCGATCTGTTCCCACTGCAAGAGAATCCGGGACGAGAAGAACTACTGGAAGAACGTCGAAGAGTATTTCCTTTCGCACTCGAACCTGATGTTCTCCCACTCCCTCTGCGACGCGTGCGTGAAGGAGCTGTACCCCAGCATGGGGCGTTAGGTCGGCCCCTACGGCCGGTCCCGCAGCCGGTAATACTCCTCGGGCGTGTTGATGTTCCGGAAGGCGGACCGCTCGGGGTCGATCCGCGCGATCTCCTCGCGGCGGACCCGGCGGACCGTCACCCGGTCGTGGAAGGAGACCAGCCGCCGCTCGCCGGAGCGGAGCGCGTCCTCCACCGCGGGGAGCGCGCTCTTCCGGTAGAGCGCGTGGAGGGGCTCCAGCCCCTCTTCCGTCTCGGGCACCACCACGTCGGCCCCCTCCGCCAGGGCGCAGAGATGGCGGATCAGCTCCCCCTTCACGTGCGGCATGTCGCAGGCGACGACGAATACCAGGTCCGTGTCGCTGTGCCGGAGCGCGGATTGGATTCCGGCCAGCGCCCCCGCGCCGGGCACCAGGTCCTGCACGCGGCGGCACGGGAGGAACTCGTACTGGCCGGGCGCCCCGCCCACGACGATCACCTCGTCGAACAGCTCGGCCATCTTCCGGTGGATCGCCTCGATGAACCGCCCTCCCTGGTACGGAAGGAGCGCCTTGTCGCTCCCCATCCGCATGGACTTCCCCCCCGCCAGGATCGCCCCGGTGACGCCGCGGACCCTCTCCTGCGGGCCCGGGACGGCGATCCGCTCCGGGTGCGCGTACACGTTGAACCGCCTTCCCCGAACGTATCCGGCGAGCGTGATCCCGAGCTCGTCGCAGATGCGGACGGCGAGATCGGTGGGGGACGTGCGGGAGAGGACCACGGATACGCCGAGCGATGCCGCCTTCGCGGCCATCTCCGAGGAGACGCGTCCGGAAGTGGCGAGGATCGTTCCGGAGAGGTCGATCCCTTTCAGGAGCGCCTCTCCCGCGATCCGGTCGACCGTGTTGTGCCGGCCGATGTCCTCGGCGAACAGCAGCAGCCGCTCCCCGTCGCACGCCGCCGAGGAGTGGATCCCCCCCGTACCGCGATACCGTTCCGCGGCGCGGGCCAGGAGATCCATGGACGCGAAGACCGCTTCCGGCGGGAAGAACGGACCGGCGGCCGGCACCTGTACCGGCTTCCCCGACGCGGCCGGGACGTGGAAGCTGATCCCGCCCCCGCAACCCGAGGTGAGCGTCGGCGAGATCCGTTCCGGCGCGGCGCCGCGGATCCTCGCGCTCGCCGACCCGAACTCCTCGCACACGCTGAGCGTGAGGAGGTCGGACGGGACCCGGATCAGCCCCTGCATCCGGAGGAAGCCGGCCACGAGGTAGTGCAGGTCGTGGGGCGAGGCGATGAGCGTCGCCAGGGGGGAACCGTTCACCGACAGGGGAACCGGGATCTCGCGGACCGTTTGGCGCACGGCCTCGGGGACCAGGCGATGGCCGTCGAACCGGTGAACCGGCGGGCCGTTCCCCTTCCTGCGGTCGTCTCCGGGAAGCCGCGTCATTTCCCCCTCTCGAACCCTTCCTTCCCCGCCAGCAGGTCGAGGTGGAGCGTGGCCAGGTCCTCGGCCTCCAGCGGCACGGACGCGTTGCCCCGCCGCGAGTCGCGCGTCTTGATGTACCGGCTGCACTTCCGGCAGACGCCCACGCGCACGGGCCCCTCGCCCGCGGTGAAGTAAGAGACGGTGTCGGGGTCGTCGTTCCCGCAGAAGGGACACTTGACGCGGGGCCAGGGCCAGCGGAAGTAGCAGGCGGAGCAGGAGAGGTACCGCTTCCCCTCCTCGCCGGCCAACTCG from Deltaproteobacteria bacterium includes these protein-coding regions:
- a CDS encoding acyltransferase, whose amino-acid sequence is MSGGGNAPPKRFAVALVQMAMGTDPRWNLEKGIAAVRESAARGARVVCLPELFRSRYFCQTEDTAFFDLAERLPGPTTDALGAVARETGTVVVVPVFERRAAGVYHNSLAVIDADGAPAGIYRKMHIPDDPSYYEKFYFAPGDLGFRAFDTRAGRIGAMICWDQWYPEGAR
- a CDS encoding DUF3467 domain-containing protein, whose product is MESQQKPMEIQVTFPEHLKGGVYSNNMTVIHTRDEFVLDFLMVAPPAGAVTARVILSPGHAKRVAAALLENLRKYEEAHGTILTAEEPQGKIGFN
- a CDS encoding PAS domain-containing protein codes for the protein MPDPTPVGTPRKVSAETVFDAIPFPALVVDRDVRVLEYNRSAAEMLGSGKKLRYRKPAGELLHCVHAESTPKGCGYSKFCPDCLLRNTVNEAVADGKVHRNRARLERIADGRTETVVLLLSVSPFSQGSRRRYLVLFEESSEISLLERILPICSHCKRIRDEKNYWKNVEEYFLSHSNLMFSHSLCDACVKELYPSMGR
- a CDS encoding Crp/Fnr family transcriptional regulator — encoded protein: MPLPFLSVRELFSGLPPGDTAKVRSLCVERTISRDAAVFRQGDPPDGACILKKGLVKIVSLSEKGADRILHILRPGDVFGELALIGEPRPFTAVALTDAVVSVLPSARLQEMLSSSPSFSRNFLRLVSLRLHDVERNFPAFAQAWPHHRLAKELLHLAEDLGDETPKGTRVTLRLTHEDLSNLIGASRETVTILIRKFEEMGLVRREGRELFLDRDRIAGYLRLERV
- the leuC gene encoding 3-isopropylmalate dehydratase large subunit — encoded protein: MPTLFEKIWARHVVTDRGDGNILLYIDRQLVHEVTSPQAFEGLRLAGRKVRRPGAILAVPDHNVPTTSDRAGRIEDRESREQIQALRDNTLGAGITLFDITDPRQGIVHIIGPESGLVQPGISIVCGDSHTGTLGAFGAIAFGIGTSEVEHVLATQSLWQKMPRQMRVSVTGALAPHVTPKDVILAVIARIGASGGTGHAIEFGGETVRRMTMEGRMTICNMTIEAGARFGLVAPDETTFAYLEGRPLAPTTGMWGAAVADWKTLPSDPDAKWDREVALDAATLEPHVTWGTSPQDALPVGGAVPDPAAEKDPGEQERMRRALEYMALSPGTRLTDIPVDKVFIGSCTNARIEDLRVAAAVAKGRKVASGVTALVVPGSGLVKRQAEAEGLDRIFLDAGFQWRLPGCSMCLGMNPDRLKPGERCASTSNRNFEGRQGPGGRTHLMSPPMAAAAAVAGRIADVREVAR
- the fdhD gene encoding formate dehydrogenase accessory sulfurtransferase FdhD — protein: MTRLPGDDRRKGNGPPVHRFDGHRLVPEAVRQTVREIPVPLSVNGSPLATLIASPHDLHYLVAGFLRMQGLIRVPSDLLTLSVCEEFGSASARIRGAAPERISPTLTSGCGGGISFHVPAASGKPVQVPAAGPFFPPEAVFASMDLLARAAERYRGTGGIHSSAACDGERLLLFAEDIGRHNTVDRIAGEALLKGIDLSGTILATSGRVSSEMAAKAASLGVSVVLSRTSPTDLAVRICDELGITLAGYVRGRRFNVYAHPERIAVPGPQERVRGVTGAILAGGKSMRMGSDKALLPYQGGRFIEAIHRKMAELFDEVIVVGGAPGQYEFLPCRRVQDLVPGAGALAGIQSALRHSDTDLVFVVACDMPHVKGELIRHLCALAEGADVVVPETEEGLEPLHALYRKSALPAVEDALRSGERRLVSFHDRVTVRRVRREEIARIDPERSAFRNINTPEEYYRLRDRP
- a CDS encoding enoyl-CoA hydratase/isomerase family protein, encoding MGEVVVTERRGSVAAIRMNRPERLNAYNEEMGAALLSSVSAAAADPEVRCLVLSGTGKAFSAGGDVESFAAFQDEGPGRFMGLAIGLHALIATIRRAPKPVVAAVNGVAAGAGFSLALACDVAVAAASARFTLGYQNIGLSPDGGMTFFLARAVGAQRAMEMTLFSRILPAARAAEWGLVQEVLPDGDFSAGIDALADRLASGPTLAYARAKELYNRALAQPLESQLEEERQQISRCAGSRDFREGIRAFLEKRPARFEGR
- the leuD gene encoding 3-isopropylmalate dehydratase small subunit translates to MREKFTSLSTVGVPLDRRNVDTDAIIPARFLKTVKRTGLGEGLFFAWRYDADGSPRPDFPLNRPEYRGGKVLVAGENFGCGSSREHAVWALADFGFRAVVAPSFSDIFHNNCLKNGMLPVVLPAAEVRAMIDALLSSPGATVAVDLVSQTVTGPKGNVHPFAIDPFAKKCLLEGLDEIGLTLSGAAEIDRYERERKGATPWLFLDLPG